From Homo sapiens chromosome 10 genomic patch of type FIX, GRCh38.p14 PATCHES HG1277_PATCH, one genomic window encodes:
- the ANXA8 gene encoding annexin A8 isoform X7, translating into MGHRPNLGQPPHPNAVAAALHASLCPANRGTCPLGKPGYPGCLWFQPLLLFPGCLCSPDGPFPRAVFTSAGKGPLQTDLGRGRVPPRDQQTPKSGPCPRAPVASNRQSGGSAVSAPLSGARRAWKSAFAAPPRSRLRPQKGVPWTEKRARGGGRAGPCRRT; encoded by the coding sequence ATGGGTCACCGCCCCAACCTGGGGCAGCCGCCCCATCCCAACGCAGTTGCTGCCGCTCTCCATGCCTCCCTGTGCCCAGCTAACCGGGGGACTTGTCCCCTGGGAAAACCTGGGTACCCAGGCTGCCTTTGGTTTCAGCCCCTACTCCTCTTCCCGGGCTGCCTGTGCTCCCCGGACGGCCCCTTTCCCCGGGCTGTGTTCACATCAGCTGGGAAGGGTCCCTTGCAGACAGATCTTGGACGAGGTCGCGTCCCCCCTCGTGACCAGCAAACTCCTAAAAGCGGCCCTTGCCCCAGAGCCCCTGTAGCCTCCAACCGGCAGTCAGGAGGCAGCGCCGTCTCAGCGCCGCTTAGTGGCGCCAGGCGTGCCTGGAAATCCGCTTTCGCAGCGCCCCCTCGTAGCCGCCTCCGCCCGCAGAAAGGCGTTCCCTGGACAGAGAAGCGGGCGCGCGGGGGCGGGCGCGCGGGGCCTTGCCGGAGAACCTGA